A genomic segment from Sphingopyxis sp. DBS4 encodes:
- a CDS encoding TonB-dependent receptor, with amino-acid sequence MPAHAQDAASQGEKPEAQEGGLETIVVTAQKREQNLQDVPAAVSAIGGETLRTRGITETSDLMGAIPSLQVTTPYGRTQPNFSLRGISVANEFSASTASPVGVYVDEVYQSFRASHGLQLYDIDRVEVLRGPQGTLYGRNTTGGAISFFTRKPDLGEANGYLTAGYANYDTFTVQGAAEATLVPDILGVRVAGTFAKGDGWQRNVLPGNERDLGTTDTIGGRISIRFRPDPDLDINLKLYAAKDDPWGTAPYAGGQLAGGQDALGYSRYDPQPFLGGRLLRDNEVAVDRVGKNISKSKGIALNIKWDVSDQFSVTSITGYDTGDYINNPDDCDGGPADLCSIGLTSTSKNFNQDLRFSYSNDRLDIIAGLYYGRDKVKTVNYPDFFGALRPLLLGAGLPGSYNNAAIGTPDAIRYIPAFAANPALGPGDAGFCDAIEINPNGFLDARSLIALQTDIAINNTGNGGMGGSFSAGCAGAGAPPFTPILGEQRFDVSRPSKAIYGDVTWKTTERLTVAVGARYTQDKVNYLNGSTFLYALDGTTPVVNLIPYSNPYNPNLAPLEQREKANRLTGRINVSYEFADDIMGYLQYSRGYRSGSFNGLAYQGVNQVYYIQPEKVNAYEAGLKTRLFDRRVQLNLAGFYYEYSNHQVTQVVGATTFTRSANGRLFGGDAELAWQVADTLRFDASLGYLNSKYKGNVIDPANPASPTLNVNGNPFPNAPEVTFQAGFDWDMIDDGTNKLTLRGDASYMGKYYFDPFKNYGQTPCDTPPAGSNITLAGKAITCANPGYWLANARLTYAHDNMSVSLWAKNLFDKYYYTYGLNMNVFGYDYLNRGMPRTYGVEATVKF; translated from the coding sequence GTGCCGGCACATGCCCAGGACGCTGCATCGCAGGGCGAAAAGCCCGAGGCGCAGGAAGGTGGCCTTGAGACAATCGTCGTCACGGCGCAGAAGCGCGAACAGAATTTGCAGGATGTTCCGGCCGCCGTTTCCGCCATAGGCGGCGAGACGCTGCGCACGCGCGGCATCACGGAGACCTCAGACTTGATGGGCGCGATCCCCAGCCTGCAAGTCACCACTCCCTATGGTCGCACCCAACCGAATTTCTCGCTGCGCGGGATTTCAGTGGCGAACGAATTTTCCGCCTCCACTGCGTCGCCGGTTGGCGTCTATGTCGATGAAGTCTATCAGAGCTTCCGGGCGAGCCATGGCCTGCAACTCTATGACATCGACCGGGTCGAGGTACTGCGCGGACCGCAAGGAACACTCTACGGTCGCAACACCACGGGTGGCGCGATCAGCTTCTTCACGCGCAAGCCGGATCTGGGAGAGGCCAATGGCTATCTGACCGCCGGCTATGCCAATTACGACACTTTCACGGTGCAGGGCGCCGCTGAAGCGACGCTGGTTCCCGACATCTTGGGCGTCCGCGTCGCCGGTACTTTTGCAAAAGGGGATGGTTGGCAGCGCAATGTACTGCCTGGGAATGAGCGCGACCTAGGGACCACCGATACGATCGGCGGTCGCATCTCGATCCGCTTCCGGCCCGATCCCGATCTCGACATCAATTTGAAGCTCTATGCCGCGAAGGACGATCCATGGGGCACCGCGCCCTATGCAGGTGGTCAACTCGCGGGCGGGCAGGATGCGCTCGGCTATTCGCGTTACGATCCGCAACCTTTCCTAGGCGGGCGGTTGCTGCGTGACAATGAGGTCGCAGTTGATCGGGTAGGTAAGAACATCAGCAAGTCGAAAGGGATAGCCCTCAACATCAAATGGGATGTCAGCGACCAATTCTCCGTCACCTCGATTACCGGCTACGACACCGGCGACTATATCAACAATCCTGATGATTGCGATGGCGGCCCAGCCGATCTCTGCTCGATCGGCCTCACGTCGACGAGCAAGAATTTCAACCAGGATCTGCGTTTCAGCTATTCGAACGACCGCCTCGATATCATTGCCGGCCTTTATTATGGCAGGGACAAGGTCAAGACGGTCAACTACCCGGACTTTTTCGGGGCGCTGAGGCCGCTGCTGCTTGGCGCCGGTCTTCCGGGCAGCTACAATAACGCCGCAATCGGAACGCCCGACGCGATCCGCTATATCCCAGCCTTTGCCGCCAATCCGGCGTTGGGGCCTGGCGATGCCGGATTCTGCGACGCGATCGAGATCAATCCCAACGGCTTCCTTGATGCACGCTCGCTGATTGCACTCCAGACCGACATCGCGATCAATAATACGGGCAATGGCGGCATGGGGGGTAGCTTTTCGGCGGGCTGCGCCGGGGCAGGCGCGCCTCCGTTCACCCCGATCCTCGGCGAACAGCGTTTTGACGTGTCGCGCCCCTCGAAGGCGATCTACGGCGACGTAACCTGGAAAACGACCGAGCGGCTGACCGTGGCGGTGGGTGCACGCTACACCCAGGATAAGGTCAATTACCTTAACGGCAGCACTTTCCTCTATGCGCTCGACGGTACGACGCCGGTTGTCAACCTGATCCCCTACAGCAATCCATACAACCCCAATCTCGCGCCGCTTGAGCAGCGCGAAAAGGCAAACAGGCTAACCGGCCGTATCAATGTCAGCTATGAGTTCGCCGATGATATCATGGGCTATCTCCAGTACAGTCGCGGTTACCGCAGCGGCAGCTTCAACGGGCTTGCCTATCAGGGCGTCAATCAAGTCTATTATATCCAGCCTGAAAAGGTGAATGCATATGAGGCGGGGCTCAAAACCCGGCTGTTCGATCGCCGCGTCCAACTTAACCTCGCGGGCTTCTACTACGAGTATTCGAATCACCAAGTAACGCAGGTGGTTGGCGCTACAACCTTCACGCGCAGCGCCAATGGTCGCCTGTTCGGTGGCGACGCCGAACTCGCCTGGCAGGTGGCCGATACGTTGCGTTTCGATGCTTCGCTGGGCTATCTCAACAGCAAGTACAAAGGCAATGTGATCGATCCGGCAAACCCGGCAAGCCCGACATTGAACGTCAACGGCAATCCCTTCCCGAACGCGCCGGAGGTTACGTTCCAGGCCGGATTCGACTGGGATATGATCGATGACGGCACCAACAAGCTGACCTTGCGCGGTGATGCGTCCTACATGGGCAAGTACTATTTTGATCCGTTCAAGAATTATGGGCAGACACCGTGCGATACACCCCCAGCGGGATCGAACATAACGCTCGCGGGTAAGGCGATTACATGCGCAAATCCGGGCTACTGGCTCGCCAATGCGCGATTAACCTATGCGCACGACAATATGTCGGTTAGCTTGTGGGCGAAGAATCTGTTCGACAAATATTACTACACCTACGGCCTCAACATGAACGTGTTCGGCTACGATTATCTGAACCGCGGCATGCCGCGCACTTATGGCGTCGAAGCGACAGTCAAGTTCTGA